Proteins from a single region of Antechinus flavipes isolate AdamAnt ecotype Samford, QLD, Australia chromosome 2, AdamAnt_v2, whole genome shotgun sequence:
- the ATP6V1G1 gene encoding V-type proton ATPase subunit G 1: protein MASQSQGIQQLLQAEKRAAEKVSEARKRKNRRLKQAKEEAQAEIEQYRLQREREFKAKEAAALGSHGSCSSEVEKETLEKMSVLQNHFQKNREEVLENLLAFVCDIHPEIHENYRING from the exons ATGGCCAGTCAGTCGCAGGGTATCCAGCAGCTGTTGCAGGCGGAGAAGCGCGCCGCGGAGAAGGTTTCTGAAGCCCGCAAAC GAAAGAACCGGAGACTGAAGCAAGCAAAAGAAGAAGCACAGGCTGAGATTGAGCAGTATCGActgcagagggagagagagtttAAAGCCAAAGAAGCTGCG GCTCTTGGTAGCCATGGCAGTTGCAGCTCTGAAGTAGAGAAAGAAACCTTGGAGAAGATGTCTGTCCTCCAGAACCACTTCCAGAAGAATAGGGAGGAAGTCCTGGAAAACCTGTTGGCTTTTGTGTGTGACATCCATCCAGAAATCCATGAAAACTACCGTATAAATGGATAG